The following are from one region of the Cupriavidus sp. D39 genome:
- a CDS encoding sulfite exporter TauE/SafE family protein, with the protein MLTSLILGAIVGAVLGLTGAGGGILAVPALVAGMGWPMQQATPVALVAVAGSAAIGALEAFRQRLVRYRAALFMAAAGVPLTSLGVRLAHALPQRVLLALFATVMLVVAGRLLSQALRRGRPDSADSWLCVGQINPDTGRLIWSWTTGAALAATGALTGLMTGLLGVGGGFIIVPMLRKLTNVSMHGIVATSLMVIALIGSGGVVVTVLHGAPLPLHLTLWFSLATAAGMVAGRLVSHRLSALHVQVGFAGALICVALGLMAKAALGG; encoded by the coding sequence ATGCTAACTTCACTTATCCTCGGCGCCATCGTTGGCGCGGTGCTCGGCCTGACCGGCGCGGGTGGCGGCATCCTGGCCGTTCCGGCACTGGTTGCCGGCATGGGCTGGCCGATGCAGCAGGCGACGCCGGTAGCGCTGGTTGCCGTGGCGGGCAGCGCTGCGATCGGCGCGCTTGAAGCATTCCGGCAGCGCCTCGTCCGTTACCGCGCCGCGCTTTTCATGGCCGCGGCGGGCGTGCCGCTGACCTCGCTCGGCGTACGCCTTGCGCACGCGTTGCCACAACGCGTGCTATTGGCGCTGTTTGCCACTGTCATGCTGGTGGTGGCCGGAAGGCTGCTATCACAGGCTTTGCGGCGCGGGCGTCCGGACAGCGCGGACTCATGGCTTTGCGTCGGCCAAATCAACCCCGACACCGGGCGGCTGATCTGGTCATGGACCACCGGGGCCGCACTCGCGGCAACCGGCGCGTTGACCGGGCTGATGACGGGACTGCTAGGCGTGGGCGGCGGCTTCATCATCGTGCCAATGCTGCGCAAGCTGACCAACGTGTCGATGCATGGCATCGTCGCCACGTCGCTGATGGTGATCGCCCTGATCGGCAGCGGCGGTGTTGTCGTGACGGTCCTGCACGGCGCGCCGCTGCCGCTCCACCTGACGCTCTGGTTCAGCCTGGCGACGGCCGCCGGCATGGTGGCCGGGCGGCTGGTCTCGCACCGTCTCTCCGCGCTGCATGTACAGGTGGGTTTCGCGGGGGCGTTGATCTGCGTGGCGCTCGGGCTGATGGCGAAGGCCGCGCTAGGCGGGTGA
- a CDS encoding sigma-54 interaction domain-containing protein: MIVLDPEYRILAANTAYQRQFGVASQPHVGRKCYQVSHHYDVPCDQAGEHCPMKRAFELRGPDRVLHIHHTPRGPEHVDVELRPIFNAQQEVVAYVERLSTVRGASAKPSAEGLVGRSTAFNAAISALHRVAPSMLPVLLLGESGTGKELFARALHEASERAQRPFVVVDCSGITETLFESELFGYEKGAFTGAAARKPGLVETARGGTLFLDEIGDVPLSMQVKLLRLIESGTFRRVGGIETLRADFRLVAATHKPLRKMIDDGRFRQDLYYRISAFPIHLPAVRERPDDIALLVDSILQRIGSAQGAAGTAAGRKFSVAPDALEKLHAYSWPGNIRELRNSLDRACLLADDGVIRIEHLPGDMMAGEAAYLESSAGSTSISARGELTDRELVRLVEGFSGTRSALAAYLGMSERTLYRRLKTLR; the protein is encoded by the coding sequence ATGATCGTGCTCGATCCCGAGTACCGCATCCTCGCTGCCAATACCGCTTATCAACGTCAGTTCGGCGTCGCCAGCCAGCCTCATGTGGGCCGCAAGTGCTATCAGGTCTCGCATCACTACGACGTACCTTGCGACCAGGCGGGCGAGCACTGTCCAATGAAGCGGGCCTTTGAGCTGCGCGGCCCCGACCGCGTGCTCCACATTCATCACACACCTCGCGGGCCTGAGCATGTCGATGTCGAATTGCGGCCGATATTCAATGCGCAGCAGGAGGTAGTGGCTTACGTCGAGCGGCTCTCCACGGTACGCGGCGCGTCCGCCAAGCCGAGCGCGGAAGGTCTGGTCGGGCGTTCGACGGCGTTCAACGCGGCGATCTCGGCGTTGCATCGCGTCGCACCTTCGATGCTGCCCGTCCTACTCCTTGGAGAATCCGGAACCGGCAAGGAACTGTTCGCGCGCGCCCTTCATGAGGCGAGCGAGCGCGCGCAACGCCCTTTTGTAGTCGTCGACTGCTCCGGCATCACGGAGACCTTGTTCGAGAGCGAACTCTTCGGCTACGAAAAGGGCGCCTTCACCGGCGCAGCCGCCCGCAAGCCCGGTCTGGTCGAAACCGCACGGGGCGGGACGCTGTTTCTCGACGAAATCGGCGATGTACCGCTGTCGATGCAGGTCAAGCTGCTACGCCTGATCGAATCCGGCACGTTCCGCCGGGTCGGCGGCATCGAGACCTTACGCGCGGATTTCCGACTGGTGGCGGCGACGCACAAACCTTTGCGGAAAATGATCGACGACGGCCGATTCCGCCAGGACCTCTACTACCGCATCAGCGCATTTCCGATTCACTTGCCGGCGGTGCGCGAGCGCCCGGACGACATCGCGCTGCTCGTCGACTCGATACTGCAGCGTATTGGTAGCGCGCAAGGCGCGGCAGGCACTGCTGCAGGCCGCAAGTTCAGCGTCGCACCGGACGCTCTCGAGAAACTCCATGCCTATTCCTGGCCAGGCAATATCCGGGAACTGCGCAACTCGCTCGACCGGGCCTGCCTGCTGGCCGATGACGGGGTGATCCGGATCGAACATCTGCCGGGTGACATGATGGCGGGAGAGGCGGCGTATCTGGAGAGCAGCGCGGGCTCGACCTCGATTTCGGCGCGCGGCGAGCTCACTGATCGTGAGCTTGTACGGCTGGTGGAGGGGTTTTCAGGGACACGCAGCGCCCTCGCTGCATACCTTGGGATGAGTGAGCGCACGCTGTATCGTCGACTGAAAACGCTAAGGTGA
- the leuD gene encoding 3-isopropylmalate dehydratase small subunit codes for MERFDTLTSIAVPIDRDNVDTDAILPKQYMAMIGRTGFGAYLFDEWRYFDRGEPGMDASRRQPNPNFPLNQPRFAGARIMLCRTNFGCGSSREHAPWALAQWGIRALVGVSFADIFYGNCIKNGILPVCLSTEQINTMFAAINRGQDNPITIDLGRQQIKFGDDLVLSFAIDSFRRDLLMNGLDEIGQSLQHQEEIRKFEFQRMQSEPWLFHSVVDH; via the coding sequence ATGGAACGATTCGACACGCTGACGTCGATCGCCGTACCGATCGACCGGGATAACGTGGATACCGATGCGATCCTGCCCAAGCAGTACATGGCAATGATCGGCCGTACCGGCTTTGGCGCCTATCTATTCGATGAATGGCGCTATTTCGATCGCGGAGAGCCGGGTATGGACGCCAGCCGGCGGCAGCCCAACCCGAATTTTCCATTGAACCAGCCCCGATTTGCGGGGGCGCGGATCATGTTATGCCGCACCAACTTCGGTTGTGGGTCGAGCCGAGAGCATGCGCCGTGGGCCCTGGCGCAGTGGGGAATTCGCGCGCTCGTCGGCGTGAGCTTCGCCGATATTTTCTATGGCAACTGCATCAAGAATGGCATCTTGCCGGTATGCCTTTCGACTGAGCAGATCAATACGATGTTTGCGGCGATCAATCGCGGCCAGGACAATCCCATTACGATCGATCTTGGTCGCCAACAGATCAAGTTCGGTGATGACCTTGTCTTGTCATTCGCAATCGATTCATTTCGACGCGATCTGTTGATGAACGGACTCGACGAGATTGGCCAAAGCTTGCAGCATCAAGAGGAAATCAGAAAGTTCGAATTTCAACGCATGCAAAGCGAGCCCTGGCTATTCCATTCTGTTGTGGATCATTAA
- the leuC gene encoding 3-isopropylmalate dehydratase large subunit, producing MNQSLTLYEKLWRRHVLREADDGSALLYIDRHLMNEVTSPQAFDGLRLAGRRMWRAEAAIATPDHNIPTVHRERGMHSEIARLQVQALDRNCAEYGVPFYALQDVRQGILHVVGPEQGEILPGMTIACGDSHTSTHGAFGALAFGIGTSDIEHLLATQCLVMKRMKTMRITIDGALPEGTYAKDLALAIISRWGTDVANGHVIEFDGETVRGLDMEARMTLCNMSIEAGARCGMIGVDDVTLAYLHGRPRAPAGAEWDTAAAYWSTLRSDADSTFDRSLRFDAAALRPQVTWGTSPGMVTDIDCYVPDPATENDPQRRKSMASALAYMELQPGLAIQDIRLDKVFIGSCTNARIEDLRIAARVVRGQKVAPTIAQALVVPGSGSVKLQAEQEGLDRIFLEAGFEWRDAGCSMCLGMNNDSLKEGERCASTSNRNFEGRQGRGGRSHLVSPAMAAAAALAGHFVDVSRLRGR from the coding sequence ATGAATCAATCCCTCACGCTATATGAAAAGCTATGGCGCCGACATGTCCTGCGCGAAGCAGATGACGGCTCGGCGCTTCTATATATTGATCGTCACCTCATGAACGAAGTCACGAGCCCGCAAGCGTTCGATGGGCTTCGGCTGGCAGGGCGCCGCATGTGGCGAGCAGAAGCGGCTATTGCGACGCCGGATCACAATATTCCGACGGTTCACCGGGAACGCGGAATGCATAGTGAGATCGCGCGCTTGCAAGTCCAGGCATTGGACCGGAACTGCGCGGAGTACGGCGTCCCGTTCTACGCATTGCAAGACGTTCGCCAGGGCATTCTTCATGTCGTCGGACCGGAGCAGGGCGAGATCCTGCCCGGCATGACCATCGCGTGCGGCGATTCCCATACGTCCACGCATGGCGCCTTCGGCGCCTTGGCATTTGGTATCGGGACTTCCGACATCGAGCATCTCCTGGCGACGCAGTGCCTGGTCATGAAGCGCATGAAAACTATGCGGATCACGATTGATGGCGCTCTTCCCGAAGGGACCTACGCCAAGGATCTCGCTCTGGCGATCATCAGCCGGTGGGGTACCGATGTCGCGAATGGCCATGTGATCGAGTTCGACGGTGAGACGGTGCGGGGGCTGGACATGGAAGCGCGCATGACGTTGTGCAACATGTCCATCGAAGCGGGTGCGCGCTGCGGCATGATCGGCGTGGATGACGTGACCCTCGCGTATCTGCATGGGCGACCCCGTGCGCCAGCGGGCGCGGAATGGGACACTGCGGCAGCCTATTGGTCGACCTTGCGTAGCGATGCGGATAGCACCTTCGACAGGTCGCTGCGCTTCGATGCCGCTGCGCTGCGGCCTCAGGTGACCTGGGGAACGTCGCCGGGCATGGTGACGGACATTGACTGCTACGTGCCTGATCCCGCGACCGAGAACGATCCGCAACGCAGAAAATCCATGGCATCCGCACTCGCCTACATGGAGCTTCAACCCGGTCTCGCCATCCAGGACATTCGATTGGATAAGGTATTCATAGGCTCATGCACGAATGCGCGTATCGAGGATCTGCGCATTGCCGCGCGAGTCGTGCGGGGGCAAAAAGTCGCGCCGACGATCGCTCAGGCGCTGGTGGTGCCAGGGTCGGGCAGTGTCAAGCTGCAGGCGGAGCAGGAGGGGTTGGACCGGATCTTTCTGGAGGCGGGTTTCGAATGGCGCGATGCCGGCTGTTCGATGTGCCTGGGAATGAACAACGACAGCCTCAAGGAAGGTGAACGCTGCGCATCGACGTCGAATCGCAACTTCGAGGGGCGTCAGGGGCGCGGCGGCCGTTCGCATCTAGTCAGTCCCGCCATGGCCGCAGCAGCGGCTTTGGCGGGCCATTTTGTCGATGTATCGCGCCTACGTGGGAGATAG
- a CDS encoding LysR family transcriptional regulator codes for MNLRSIDLNLLVILEALVEERSVTKAAQRVGISQSAASHALRRLRVTFKDELLVRTADGMIPTGQALLLASMISGSLQQIEQAVIQGSKFDPTTSTQVFKMRVSDYAGVYLLPRLCRRLREQAPSTRLEVKHFSPQDIEQKTSQGEVQVRLALRSRIAGLSNSVRLLEDHFVVVMSAARYPGLSKLDLSDYLSLTHLKIAISGVGTNLIDDELANLGHERKIAMTVPSWLEMREVIETTDLVAVVPKHWLHAEGFQKFLTFPLPLENASLAIDLVWHPRDDKDVAQRWFRSQIQEIFHDFAF; via the coding sequence ATGAATCTGCGCAGCATTGATCTAAACCTCCTGGTCATATTGGAAGCACTGGTAGAAGAACGAAGTGTGACCAAGGCTGCCCAGCGCGTCGGCATCAGCCAGTCGGCTGCGAGCCATGCGCTAAGACGCCTTAGGGTGACGTTCAAGGATGAGCTGCTGGTGCGTACCGCAGACGGCATGATTCCCACCGGACAGGCACTCTTGCTGGCAAGCATGATTAGTGGATCGTTGCAACAGATCGAACAAGCGGTGATACAGGGCAGCAAGTTCGATCCGACCACCTCGACGCAAGTCTTCAAAATGCGCGTATCCGACTATGCCGGGGTGTATCTGCTTCCGCGCCTCTGTCGGAGGCTACGCGAGCAGGCACCGTCGACGCGTCTGGAAGTCAAGCATTTCAGCCCTCAGGACATCGAACAGAAGACTAGCCAGGGCGAGGTGCAGGTGCGTCTCGCCCTGCGTTCCAGGATCGCTGGTCTGAGCAACAGTGTCCGATTGCTTGAAGACCATTTCGTGGTCGTGATGAGCGCCGCTCGCTATCCCGGACTATCAAAGCTCGATCTATCAGATTATCTCAGTCTGACCCACCTGAAGATCGCGATCAGTGGAGTCGGCACCAACCTGATCGACGATGAACTCGCCAACCTCGGTCATGAACGCAAGATCGCGATGACCGTGCCGAGTTGGCTCGAGATGCGCGAGGTCATTGAAACCACCGATCTGGTGGCGGTCGTCCCCAAGCATTGGCTGCATGCAGAAGGATTCCAGAAATTCCTTACCTTTCCGCTTCCGCTCGAAAACGCTTCGCTCGCCATTGACCTGGTATGGCATCCGAGGGACGACAAAGATGTGGCGCAGCGTTGGTTTCGTTCGCAGATTCAGGAGATTTTCCATGATTTTGCATTTTAG
- a CDS encoding ABC transporter substrate-binding protein, with translation MISLKAGAVSRNYFNMPLWIAQDAGFFRKHGLDVSIELYEPIDEVTDRLIDGRLQLSLGVTEHVILGSETGSDLEIIAGNVNRLPFSFIARPDIKTIAQLRGGVVGVSSLDAGSSSLVMKILSAHGLEHPRDYTIVAVGPILSRWEKLQNGEIDAGLQGIPLNYIALDQGYTSLCEPRDEFPWFQFTSLNVSAKWANENAGAVVAFLKAYIEAHDWFYANKMGCREIAMQHSGISADYADRAWEEYSRDEIFPRDAAANPNSIQALIDISALIRALPGRAKTSAAEYINPVYLGQARQSLAESKS, from the coding sequence ATGATTTCGCTAAAAGCCGGCGCAGTATCGCGCAATTATTTCAACATGCCTCTCTGGATTGCGCAAGACGCCGGATTCTTCAGGAAGCACGGGCTGGATGTCTCGATCGAGTTGTATGAACCGATCGACGAAGTCACGGACCGCTTGATCGATGGCCGGCTCCAGCTATCGCTTGGGGTGACTGAACACGTGATCCTGGGCAGCGAGACGGGCAGCGATCTGGAGATCATTGCTGGCAACGTCAACCGCTTGCCGTTTTCTTTCATCGCGCGCCCCGATATCAAGACCATCGCACAGTTGCGTGGGGGCGTGGTAGGTGTTTCCTCGCTGGACGCTGGCAGTTCTTCACTTGTGATGAAGATCCTTTCCGCTCACGGCCTGGAGCATCCCCGCGACTACACCATCGTGGCGGTCGGACCGATCCTGTCGCGCTGGGAAAAGTTGCAGAATGGGGAGATCGATGCGGGGCTGCAGGGCATCCCGCTGAACTATATCGCGCTCGACCAGGGTTACACCTCGTTGTGCGAACCCCGCGATGAATTCCCGTGGTTCCAGTTCACCTCCTTGAACGTTTCCGCAAAGTGGGCCAACGAAAACGCCGGGGCCGTGGTGGCTTTCTTGAAGGCATACATCGAAGCGCATGACTGGTTCTATGCGAACAAGATGGGATGCCGTGAGATCGCTATGCAGCACAGTGGGATCAGCGCAGATTATGCAGACCGCGCGTGGGAAGAGTACAGCCGGGACGAGATTTTTCCACGCGATGCGGCGGCCAATCCCAACTCCATACAGGCACTGATCGACATCAGCGCGTTGATCCGCGCCCTTCCGGGCCGCGCCAAGACCTCTGCTGCGGAATACATCAACCCGGTCTATCTTGGCCAGGCGCGCCAGTCGCTTGCCGAATCGAAGTCCTGA
- a CDS encoding NADP-dependent malic enzyme, whose protein sequence is MTSKTGGDAPQHAPNSPEAQLRLAALEYHRSPTKGKIQVNATKALSNQRDLSLAYSPGVAYACEEIAKDPAMAAEYTSRGNLVAVITNGTAVLGMGDIGPLAGKPVMEGKGCLFKKFAGIDVFDIELDAHDPDKIVEIVAALEPTIGGVNLEDIKAPECFYIEKKLRERMNIPVFHDDQHGTAIISGAALLNGLKVVGKDIAKVKLAVSGAGAAAIACLDTMVGLGVTRSNISVVDSKGVIYVGRDASMEPNKARYAQETANRTLADIVNGADVFLGCSTAGVLTAEMVKTMADKPIILALANPEPEIRPEVAKAARPDCIIATGRSDYPNQVNNVLCFPYIFRGALDCGATKITEAMKLACVKAIADLAEAELNDAVAAAYGGQELKFGPDYIIPTPFDQRLIEKIAPAVAKAAEESGVATRPIKDLEAYRQQLTQYVYHTGLIMKPVFTAAKAAPRRVVYAEGEEERVLRAVQTVVDEGLARPILIGRPHVVQMRIDKAGLRLKAGTDFELINPEDDPRYRAYHEAYHALRGRDGVTPDMAKVALRRSNTLIGTMLMHMGDADALLCGTVGRFEAHLEHVQDVIGLAPGAKVFAAMNALMLEKYTLFITDTFVNDDPTAEELAAITQLAAEEIARFGQHPKVALMSHSMFGSSNRPSAKKMRVAQEILAREAPHLEVEGEMQGDAALVEDVRRHFLPGTKLAGSANLLVMPTLDAANIAFNLLKITGGQGVTIGPILLGAAKPVHILNPQATTRRIVNMTAVAVAEANAAAMIRGAAAWRRRARACMPPGIAIE, encoded by the coding sequence ATGACCAGCAAGACCGGCGGTGATGCACCGCAACATGCCCCCAACAGTCCTGAAGCGCAATTGCGCCTGGCCGCGCTGGAATACCACCGCAGCCCGACCAAGGGCAAGATCCAGGTAAACGCGACCAAGGCGCTGTCCAACCAGCGCGACCTGTCCCTGGCCTACTCCCCGGGCGTGGCCTACGCCTGCGAGGAGATCGCCAAGGATCCCGCGATGGCCGCCGAGTACACCTCGCGTGGCAACCTGGTGGCAGTGATCACCAACGGTACCGCCGTGCTTGGCATGGGCGACATCGGCCCGCTCGCCGGCAAGCCGGTGATGGAGGGCAAGGGCTGCCTGTTCAAGAAGTTCGCCGGTATCGACGTATTCGACATCGAGCTCGATGCGCACGACCCGGACAAGATCGTCGAGATCGTGGCCGCGCTGGAGCCCACGATCGGCGGCGTGAACCTCGAAGACATCAAGGCGCCCGAATGCTTCTACATCGAGAAGAAGCTGCGCGAGCGCATGAACATCCCGGTGTTCCACGATGACCAGCACGGCACCGCCATCATCTCGGGCGCGGCGCTGCTCAACGGCCTGAAGGTGGTCGGCAAGGACATCGCCAAGGTCAAGCTGGCGGTTTCCGGCGCCGGCGCCGCGGCCATCGCCTGCCTGGACACCATGGTGGGCCTGGGCGTGACCCGCTCGAACATCTCGGTGGTGGACTCCAAGGGCGTGATCTATGTGGGCCGCGACGCCAGCATGGAGCCCAACAAGGCCCGCTACGCGCAGGAAACCGCCAACCGCACCCTGGCCGACATCGTCAACGGCGCCGACGTGTTCCTGGGCTGCTCGACCGCCGGCGTGCTGACCGCCGAGATGGTCAAGACCATGGCCGACAAGCCCATCATCCTGGCGCTGGCCAACCCGGAACCGGAAATCCGCCCGGAAGTGGCCAAGGCCGCGCGCCCGGACTGCATTATCGCCACCGGCCGCTCGGACTACCCGAACCAGGTCAACAATGTGCTGTGCTTCCCGTACATCTTCCGTGGCGCGCTGGATTGCGGCGCCACCAAGATCACGGAAGCCATGAAGCTGGCCTGCGTCAAGGCCATCGCCGACCTGGCCGAAGCCGAGCTGAACGACGCCGTTGCCGCCGCCTACGGTGGCCAGGAGCTGAAGTTCGGCCCCGACTACATCATCCCGACCCCGTTCGACCAGCGCTTGATCGAGAAGATCGCGCCGGCGGTGGCCAAGGCTGCTGAAGAGTCCGGCGTGGCAACCCGTCCGATCAAGGACCTGGAAGCCTACCGCCAGCAGCTCACCCAGTACGTCTACCACACCGGCCTGATCATGAAGCCGGTGTTCACGGCAGCCAAGGCCGCGCCCAGGCGCGTGGTCTATGCCGAGGGCGAAGAGGAGCGCGTGCTGCGTGCGGTGCAGACCGTGGTGGACGAAGGCCTGGCCCGTCCGATCCTGATCGGACGCCCGCACGTGGTCCAGATGCGCATCGACAAGGCCGGCCTGCGCCTGAAGGCCGGCACGGACTTCGAGCTGATCAACCCGGAAGACGACCCGCGCTACCGTGCCTACCACGAGGCCTACCATGCGCTGCGCGGCCGCGACGGCGTCACGCCTGACATGGCCAAGGTGGCGCTGCGCCGCTCCAATACGCTGATCGGCACCATGCTGATGCATATGGGCGACGCCGACGCGCTGCTGTGCGGCACCGTGGGCCGCTTCGAAGCCCACCTGGAGCACGTGCAGGACGTGATCGGCCTGGCGCCGGGCGCCAAGGTGTTCGCCGCGATGAACGCGCTGATGCTCGAGAAGTACACGCTGTTCATCACCGACACCTTCGTCAACGACGATCCCACCGCTGAGGAACTTGCCGCCATCACGCAGCTGGCCGCCGAGGAAATCGCGCGTTTCGGCCAGCACCCGAAGGTGGCGCTGATGTCGCACTCGATGTTCGGCTCGTCGAACCGCCCGTCGGCCAAGAAGATGCGTGTGGCCCAGGAGATCCTGGCCCGCGAGGCACCGCACCTGGAAGTGGAAGGCGAGATGCAGGGCGACGCCGCCCTGGTCGAGGACGTGCGCCGTCACTTCCTGCCGGGCACCAAGCTGGCCGGCAGCGCCAACCTGCTGGTCATGCCGACGCTGGACGCGGCCAATATCGCCTTCAACCTGCTCAAGATCACGGGCGGGCAAGGCGTCACCATTGGCCCGATCCTGCTGGGCGCGGCCAAGCCGGTGCACATCCTCAACCCGCAAGCTACCACCCGCCGCATCGTCAACATGACCGCGGTAGCGGTGGCGGAAGCCAACGCGGCCGCGATGATCCGCGGCGCGGCGGCCTGGCGCCGCCGCGCGCGTGCGTGCATGCCGCCAGGCATCGCGATCGAGTAG
- a CDS encoding MFS transporter, whose protein sequence is MRLTPFLALMFALSMLDRSNVGFVKQALQVDSNIGNAAFALGAGIFFIGYAVFEIPSNLMLHRVGAKVWLSRIMVTWGLASAAMMFAHDETSFYVLRFILGVAEAGFSPGVILYSTYWFPARERGKALGVYYFGLPVALVLGSPLSGFLLEVMGGQLGLRNWQWMFIIEGLAASIAGIIAFFYLVSKPRDARWLTSNEKSALEAAIAAEDREKIAHGPATALHALRNWQVLRFVAIYFAIQVSVYGVIFYLPTRISELTGTAIGSKVGLLTAIPWLCALIALRFITGMADAKGKHRQFAIAMLAMAAAGIALSTLGQHLAPVLIAFCIATVGFVVVQPLFWTLPTAYLSGTAAASGIALIGALGNLGGFIAPTLKTAVEALFQSQQAGMLALASAGVLGVLLLLSIGAHARRASAMPFGSSKAASR, encoded by the coding sequence ATGCGCCTCACGCCGTTCCTCGCCCTGATGTTTGCACTGTCCATGCTCGACCGGTCGAACGTCGGCTTCGTCAAGCAGGCCCTTCAGGTCGATTCGAATATCGGAAATGCGGCGTTTGCGCTTGGTGCGGGGATCTTCTTCATCGGCTATGCGGTGTTCGAGATCCCGAGCAACCTGATGCTTCATCGGGTCGGCGCGAAGGTGTGGTTGAGCCGGATCATGGTGACTTGGGGCCTGGCATCGGCCGCGATGATGTTCGCGCACGACGAGACCTCGTTCTACGTGCTGCGCTTCATCCTGGGTGTGGCGGAGGCGGGCTTTTCGCCTGGCGTGATTCTTTACTCGACGTACTGGTTCCCGGCGCGCGAGCGCGGCAAGGCACTTGGCGTCTACTATTTCGGCTTGCCGGTGGCGCTCGTCCTCGGCAGCCCGCTGTCCGGCTTCCTGCTGGAAGTCATGGGCGGGCAACTGGGGCTGCGCAACTGGCAGTGGATGTTCATCATCGAAGGCCTTGCGGCTTCGATTGCCGGCATCATCGCGTTCTTCTACCTGGTCAGCAAACCTCGCGACGCCAGGTGGCTCACGTCCAACGAGAAGAGTGCCCTGGAAGCTGCCATCGCAGCCGAAGACCGCGAAAAGATCGCGCATGGTCCGGCTACCGCCCTACACGCGCTGCGCAACTGGCAGGTGCTGCGTTTCGTCGCGATTTACTTCGCGATCCAAGTCAGTGTTTATGGAGTTATCTTCTATCTCCCGACACGGATTTCCGAGCTGACGGGCACGGCGATAGGTTCGAAGGTTGGTCTTCTCACTGCCATTCCCTGGCTATGCGCGCTGATCGCCTTGCGCTTCATCACGGGCATGGCGGATGCCAAGGGCAAGCACCGGCAATTTGCCATTGCCATGCTGGCGATGGCGGCCGCAGGCATCGCGCTCTCGACGCTTGGCCAGCACCTTGCGCCGGTGCTTATTGCCTTCTGTATCGCGACGGTCGGCTTCGTGGTTGTCCAGCCGCTCTTCTGGACCCTCCCTACCGCGTATCTGAGCGGCACCGCCGCGGCGAGCGGCATCGCGTTGATCGGTGCGCTCGGCAATCTCGGTGGCTTTATCGCACCGACTTTGAAGACCGCGGTGGAGGCACTCTTTCAAAGCCAGCAGGCGGGGATGCTTGCCCTGGCGTCCGCGGGAGTGCTCGGCGTATTGCTCCTGTTAAGCATCGGCGCGCATGCACGCCGCGCATCGGCAATGCCGTTCGGCTCGTCCAAGGCGGCATCCCGCTAG
- a CDS encoding SDR family NAD(P)-dependent oxidoreductase, translated as MGFEFNGKRVVVAGGSRGIGRSIALGFAQAGAAVSVCARNLEGLKAIEAELDVYGHLAHTAPCDLADGEAISAYIAAAGEALGGIDILINNASGFGGGDTEAGWEAGIQVDLLATVRAGHAALPFLRLSANAAIVNVTSISALRPSSRTQSYAAIKAAVMHYTASHALTLAPDRIRVNAVAPGSIEFPGGSWEQRKTSEPMLYERILRSVPFGRLGTPGEVASAVLFLASSHAGWITGQTLVVDGGQVLT; from the coding sequence ATGGGGTTCGAATTCAACGGTAAGCGCGTCGTCGTCGCTGGTGGATCGCGTGGCATCGGCCGCAGTATTGCGCTCGGGTTCGCGCAGGCTGGCGCTGCAGTGTCTGTCTGCGCGCGCAATCTGGAAGGATTGAAAGCCATCGAGGCCGAGCTGGACGTTTACGGCCATCTGGCCCATACCGCACCTTGCGATCTCGCTGACGGCGAGGCGATCAGCGCTTACATTGCAGCAGCCGGCGAGGCGCTTGGTGGCATCGACATTTTGATCAACAACGCGTCCGGTTTCGGAGGCGGGGATACCGAAGCCGGCTGGGAGGCCGGCATCCAGGTCGACCTGTTGGCAACGGTGCGCGCAGGGCATGCTGCACTGCCATTCTTGCGACTGTCGGCCAACGCCGCGATCGTCAATGTGACGTCCATCTCAGCGCTTCGACCGTCGTCACGTACCCAGTCTTACGCGGCGATCAAGGCGGCGGTCATGCACTATACGGCTTCCCATGCGTTGACACTCGCGCCGGATCGGATCCGTGTCAACGCGGTTGCGCCAGGCTCGATCGAATTTCCCGGCGGATCGTGGGAACAGCGCAAGACTTCCGAACCCATGCTGTATGAGCGGATACTGCGTTCGGTACCGTTCGGCAGGCTCGGGACGCCAGGCGAGGTCGCCAGCGCGGTGCTATTTCTCGCCAGCTCGCACGCAGGCTGGATCACCGGCCAGACCTTGGTGGTCGATGGCGGCCAGGTGTTGACGTAA